One genomic region from Fictibacillus marinisediminis encodes:
- a CDS encoding MGDG synthase family glycosyltransferase — protein MKKILFLPLFQMPSGHHQVADALMSSIQQSSDEHVICKKIDFLSYWNKPLEKVISTTYLKWIHTMPKTYDWIYHHVMYTPAKKRGAMPHQLLLFEHKMLRMLREEKPNVIVCTHCFPSAIISRLKKRGLIQVPVVNVYTDFFINDIWGKKGIDYHLVSDSSMKKELVARHQIERDQIIITGIPVNEDIRAYFSGRPVLKKHILISGGSIGLGKIKGFLKQIKEDSNYRYTVLCGKNQRLYKELSSWNHPNIRPRGYISTRTEMNHLYEQVDAIVTKPGGITISEALKKRLPIFVHSALPGQEQINLKKLISENLIIQLNEEKPFEEQIASVLENEPEVKGILRKMSYFENHKEKSAYEVVLNLLNENTMLQMQPV, from the coding sequence ATGAAAAAAATATTATTTTTGCCTTTGTTCCAAATGCCTTCTGGTCACCATCAAGTTGCTGATGCTTTAATGTCATCCATACAGCAGAGCAGCGATGAGCATGTTATCTGCAAGAAAATTGACTTTTTGAGCTATTGGAATAAACCGCTTGAGAAAGTGATTTCAACGACCTATTTAAAATGGATTCATACCATGCCTAAAACGTATGACTGGATCTATCATCACGTGATGTACACTCCGGCTAAGAAAAGGGGTGCTATGCCCCATCAATTGCTCCTTTTTGAACACAAGATGCTGCGCATGCTTCGGGAAGAGAAACCGAACGTGATCGTATGCACACACTGTTTCCCATCAGCAATTATTAGCCGCCTGAAGAAAAGGGGATTGATCCAGGTTCCGGTCGTTAACGTGTATACAGATTTCTTTATTAATGATATCTGGGGAAAAAAAGGGATCGATTATCATTTGGTCAGCGATTCTTCCATGAAAAAAGAACTTGTCGCCCGACACCAGATTGAAAGGGATCAGATCATTATTACAGGTATACCTGTTAATGAGGATATTAGGGCTTATTTCTCTGGGCGTCCGGTCCTGAAGAAGCACATCCTGATTTCAGGCGGAAGCATAGGGCTCGGCAAGATCAAAGGATTTCTTAAACAGATCAAGGAGGACTCCAATTACCGGTATACGGTTCTCTGCGGAAAAAATCAGAGACTATATAAAGAACTGTCTTCGTGGAATCATCCTAACATCCGGCCGAGGGGATATATTTCCACCCGGACAGAGATGAACCATCTGTACGAACAGGTTGATGCGATTGTGACAAAGCCGGGCGGTATTACCATCAGTGAGGCTTTGAAGAAACGACTGCCTATTTTTGTTCATTCCGCATTGCCGGGACAGGAACAGATCAACCTGAAAAAGCTGATAAGTGAAAACTTAATCATTCAGCTCAACGAGGAAAAACCATTCGAAGAGCAGATCGCTTCTGTATTAGAAAATGAGCCTGAAGTAAAGGGCATCCTGCGCAAAATGAGCTATTTTGAGAACCATAAAGAAAAAAGCGCATATGAAGTGGTTTTAAATTTGCTAAATGAGAACACGATGCTGCAGATGCAGCCCGTTTAA
- the corA gene encoding magnesium/cobalt transporter CorA, whose amino-acid sequence MLRIMAVTKDHEVLLQPSVESLSDDQIAWYWVDFTHPDEEEIKLLSTFFHFHPLAIEDCLHFLQRPKLEYYQGYSFFVMHALDSHSLSAKEVDLFIGENFIVSFHFDELKELDSTWNYFQSVRDYSAVSPIEVGHKIMDKIVDTYFPIVQNIEDHLLDIENNYERGNKHSLIQQTFDVRGDLLKVRRSIFPMRDLMYRILESKRFMISEHKKAYFHDIYDHLIKLSEMIDSNREMTSDIRDNYISLNSYKMNNIMKTLTVITTIFMPLTFIAGIYGMNFRYMPELNWHNGYFIILGCMTALGLSMYFWFRKKGWFDQE is encoded by the coding sequence ATGCTTAGAATAATGGCTGTTACAAAAGATCACGAAGTTTTGCTGCAACCGTCCGTTGAATCATTATCAGACGATCAAATTGCATGGTACTGGGTAGATTTCACTCATCCTGATGAAGAGGAAATCAAGCTTCTCAGTACTTTTTTTCACTTCCATCCCCTGGCGATCGAGGACTGTCTCCATTTCCTTCAGCGTCCTAAACTGGAGTATTATCAAGGCTATAGTTTTTTTGTTATGCATGCTTTAGATTCCCATTCTCTTTCAGCAAAAGAAGTGGACCTTTTTATTGGAGAAAATTTTATCGTTTCTTTTCATTTCGATGAATTGAAAGAGCTGGATTCCACCTGGAACTATTTTCAGTCGGTTCGTGATTATTCTGCCGTCAGCCCGATTGAAGTTGGACATAAAATTATGGATAAGATCGTTGATACGTACTTTCCAATCGTTCAAAATATCGAGGATCATCTGCTTGATATTGAGAACAACTATGAGAGAGGGAACAAACACTCTTTAATCCAGCAGACATTTGATGTACGAGGTGATTTGCTGAAAGTGCGGAGATCTATTTTTCCTATGCGCGATCTCATGTACCGCATCTTGGAATCTAAACGGTTTATGATCTCTGAGCATAAAAAAGCCTACTTTCATGATATTTATGACCACCTCATAAAATTAAGCGAGATGATTGATTCCAATCGGGAAATGACCTCGGATATCCGTGATAATTATATATCACTTAATTCCTATAAAATGAATAACATTATGAAAACACTGACAGTCATCACAACCATTTTCATGCCGTTGACGTTTATTGCGGGAATTTACGGTATGAACTTTCGGTATATGCCCGAGCTTAACTGGCATAATGGGTACTTTATCATCCTTGGATGCATGACTGCTTTAGGCTTAAGCATGTATTTTTGGTTTAGAAAAAAGGGATGGTTTGATCAGGAATAG
- a CDS encoding DedA family protein, which translates to MDYGFLIHFFQEHGYLGVFVLSWIGFFGLPVPNEVIIMSSGMLSSKALLDPTLSFFMTYLGVISVLTLSYALGKYGGTAVLCVLSRNGRLKKGIQKGSSMLYRWGDKILIFSFFVPGLRLLMPFVVGSNRLSFYRFAALTYPGGFLWVVVYFTIGSQYGKHIFQLNRYLQGFQWAVPFVCAAILIFGTLGYAIGSKNGLRAAQKHTK; encoded by the coding sequence ATGGATTACGGCTTCTTGATTCATTTTTTCCAGGAGCATGGCTATCTTGGTGTATTTGTTCTATCCTGGATTGGTTTTTTCGGTTTGCCGGTTCCTAATGAGGTGATCATTATGAGCAGCGGGATGCTTTCCTCAAAGGCCCTGCTTGATCCAACGCTCTCTTTTTTTATGACATATCTTGGCGTCATTTCCGTATTGACACTAAGTTATGCATTGGGAAAATACGGAGGAACGGCTGTTCTTTGTGTATTGTCCCGGAACGGCAGGTTAAAAAAAGGTATTCAAAAGGGTTCGTCTATGCTCTATCGGTGGGGAGATAAAATTCTCATCTTCAGTTTTTTCGTGCCGGGGTTAAGGCTGCTTATGCCTTTTGTGGTAGGCAGTAACCGGCTTTCTTTTTACCGGTTTGCCGCTCTTACCTATCCTGGGGGTTTCCTTTGGGTAGTCGTTTACTTTACGATCGGGTCTCAGTACGGAAAGCACATCTTTCAACTGAACCGGTATCTTCAAGGCTTTCAGTGGGCTGTGCCTTTTGTGTGTGCTGCCATTCTCATATTTGGTACATTGGGTTATGCGATAGGCTCTAAAAATGGGCTTCGCGCTGCACAAAAGCATACAAAATGA